In Erigeron canadensis isolate Cc75 chromosome 6, C_canadensis_v1, whole genome shotgun sequence, the following are encoded in one genomic region:
- the LOC122604943 gene encoding uncharacterized protein LOC122604943, with protein sequence MADENNANANNANANNANANNANATDAKALHPVYSVTNIQNKVRVLDGEKVTYSSWVKLFKLHAHGYDVLNHIDETPPPAKTDPSYEAWSKIDSIVLQWIYGTLSGDLLVRVLTTESTSQQAWDRIKVIFLNNKNSRAATLEHAFTTTTMASCTSMSAYFQKMKDLADQLNDVDHPISESRLVLQMIIGLPSEFDTVASFITQSDASWDYAREMLDREQRRQAARQQLPSQTALVTTNRP encoded by the coding sequence ATGGCCGACGAAAACAATGCAAACGCGAACAATGCAAACGCGAACAATGCCAACGCGAACAATGCAAATGCCACCGATGCTAAAGCCCTACATCCAGTATATTCTGTCACAAATATACAGAATAAAGTCCGGGTTCTTGACGGCGAAAAAGTAACATACTCTTCCTGGGTGAAATTATTCAAACTTCATGCACATGGGTACGATGTATTGAATCACATCGATGAAACACCACCACCTGCTAAAACAGATCCATCCTATGAAGCTTGGTCCAAAATAGACTCCATTGTTCTTCAATGGATCTATGGAACTCTATCAGGCGATCTATTGGTTCGCGTTTTAACGACTGAATCAACCTCTCAACAAGCTTGGGACCGGATTAAGGTTATCTTTCTCAATAATAAAAACTCTAGGGCAGCCACTCTTGAACATGCATTCACCACTACCACTATGGCTTCTTGTACCTCTATGAGTGCCTATTTTCAGAAAATGAAAGATTTAGCAGACCAACTCAATGATGTGGATCACCCGATCTCAGAATCAAGGCTTGTTTTGCAAATGATCATCGGTCTTCCAAGTGAATTCGATACAGTAGCTTCGTTTATCACTCAGTCTGACGCGTCATGGGATTATGCAAGAGAAATGTTAGATCGGGAACAACGTCGACAAGCTGCACGACAACAACTACCCTCCCAAACAGCCCTTGTTACTACTAACCGACCATAA
- the LOC122605413 gene encoding transcription elongation factor TFIIS-like: METELKELFEAAKKAADAAAGDGGGAAEEDRCIDALNALKKFPVNYQILVSTQVGKRLRQLTKHPRKKIQSLAAELVEIWKSIIVKETLKNKVNGGSDSQASMKSEHGSDTSNKKVQRVNSIKVEKHGYSATSSSSSEKIVNAVKVEKRENTRVGHDTKEENKRINKSTTNSVAPPKLTSLVYCKDPIRDKVRELLSEALCKVHGEIDDELRDEAEASDPYRVAVSVESAMFEKWGRSNGAQKFKYRSIMFNIKDPKNPDFRRKVLLGHVKPERILELTPEEMASTERQMENGKIKEKALFDCERGLPPKATTDEFKCGRCGKRKCTYYQLQTRSADEPMTTFVTCVNCDNHWKFC; the protein is encoded by the exons ATGGAGACGGAGCTGAAAGAGCTTTTTGAGGCAGCCAAAAAAGCCGCCGACGCCGCCGCTGGTGATGGCGGAGGCGCGGCGGAAGAAGATCGGTGTATTGATGCCTTGAATGCCTTGAAGAAATTTCCCGTCAACTATCAAATTCTTGTTTCCACTCAG GTTGGAAAGCGTCTTCGTCAATTAACAAAGCATCCTAGAAAGAAGATCCAGTCCCTAGCTGCTGAGCTGGTCGAAATTTGGAAAAGTATAATAGTCAAAGAGACGTTAAAGAACAAGGTAAATGGAGGCTCAGATTCCCAGGCATCTATGAAGTCCGAGCATGGATCAGATACATCTAATAAGAAAGTCCAAAGAGTGAACTCAATCAAGGTTGAGAAGCATGGTTACAGTGccacatcatcatcttcttctgaGAAAATAGTTAATGCTGTCAAAGTCGAAAAGCGAGAAAATACTAGAGTTGGGCATGATACGAAAGAAGAAAACAAGAGAATAAATAAGTCTACAACAAATAGTGTGGCTCCACCAAAACTAACTTCCCTTGTTTATTGCAAGGATCCTATAAGAGACAAAGTTCGTGAACTTCTTTCAGAGGCATTATGCAAAGTTCACGGGGAGATTGATGATGAACTTAGAGATGAAGCAGAAGCATCTGATCCATACAGAGTTGCTGTTTCGGTGGAGTCTGCAATGTTTGAAAAGTGGGGAAGATCTAATGGTGCACAGAAATTTAAATACAGATCAATAATGTTCAATATCAAGGATCCTAAAAATCCAGATTTTAGAAGGAAAGTGTTACTTGGACATGTGAAGCCAGAAAGGATTCTGGAATTGACCCCTGAAGAAATGGCGAGCACTGAAAGACAAATGGAGAATGGGAAAATAAAGGAGAAAGCTTTGTTTGATTGCGAACGTGGTTTACCACCTAAGGCTACAACCGATGAATTCAAATGCGGTCGTTGTGGAAAAAGGAAATGCACTTACTACCAGCTGCAGACTCGGAGTGCTGATGAACCCATGACGACATTTGTAACATGTGTAAACTGTGACAATCATTGGAAGTTCTGTTGA